One Tolypothrix bouteillei VB521301 DNA window includes the following coding sequences:
- a CDS encoding dynamin family protein: MRSDMVIEQLRRYKEYGESVLQNLDLVSQNPPPRDNWVPTTIHESIQRLQQSAKRVVELASSPVKIGIMGEFSSGKTLLLGSLIGYADALPVSETPTTGNVTAIHLVQQPDLQTTKISQFAVEYLSHEGVKECLCYMLEEAEQRAKAVNLPASELAVLKSLYPTTQVDSHGILRWCEQAWKIQSLELRALLRELVLFARTYSIHGSDICGKTYQIDSTTAHKGLRLAEPPMNILELSFEQLPPAPKPWETLAQPSAKDLRSSFSLIRRVDVTVEVSKQIWDLSSLQGTNEFILLDFPGLGAADSGVRDAFLSLRELRDVQTILLLLNGRYPGGVTATKIRSMLERDKGQDLRDRIIVGVGRFNQIPLSGSDERSLDELLDEPLLSEETVLEQLNILKLTVASASNLTTEKKNIVLLSQLYGLTKLAEQSSLLQVSSREFLSELDKPNKPDELQLREKWRQLSEMLPPSSYLHKQLGNYAEDGGINRLRSLLKEHVALHGLKQLVEDTKKASEALRKEQNNLKNLLEDIPAYIPVVESPVFLTLREAIENLVTAYRQFQEDLDKQPILINRNNVAVSDVVKDELTNKIFFEWSEWTLLFDRTKNGTIVLTESESFFEEDEVDDSIPTKSDDFYSAFVQTIQDMQAFAHDRTTEAVTDLFGKLSTDVQQEREKLSPILLQDKESSIEKKFGRSQVRLFRNLLRAIEPAQRWQNLIIQHSGLAGDAVPVHAEALFPLARKDDRHQNGQIFDWSPDKKFTVSPRPFNHQVAVLRLRDEITASAGLHLVQYVSQLTKQVKVSFSKALKEIVDNLQELLKSKHEPLLRHIASAEAQTSASIPPWLDTLSQIPAISYPEEI, translated from the coding sequence ATGAGAAGCGACATGGTAATAGAGCAATTACGCCGCTACAAAGAATATGGGGAATCCGTTCTTCAGAATTTGGATTTAGTATCGCAAAACCCGCCTCCCAGAGATAACTGGGTTCCAACAACCATTCACGAGAGCATCCAGCGCCTTCAGCAATCAGCTAAAAGGGTCGTAGAACTTGCTTCTTCTCCTGTCAAAATCGGCATTATGGGAGAATTCAGCAGTGGAAAAACCTTGCTTTTGGGCAGTCTTATTGGCTATGCTGATGCTCTGCCCGTCAGTGAAACTCCAACAACGGGAAATGTCACTGCAATTCACCTCGTTCAACAACCAGACTTACAAACTACGAAGATCAGTCAGTTTGCAGTTGAATATCTTTCGCATGAAGGAGTCAAAGAATGCCTGTGTTATATGCTAGAAGAGGCGGAACAACGGGCAAAAGCTGTCAATCTACCAGCATCAGAGCTTGCTGTTTTGAAAAGTTTGTACCCAACAACTCAGGTTGACAGTCACGGGATTTTAAGATGGTGCGAGCAAGCATGGAAAATTCAAAGCTTGGAGTTAAGGGCTTTATTGCGAGAACTCGTGCTTTTTGCTCGTACTTATAGCATACATGGAAGTGATATTTGCGGTAAAACCTACCAGATTGATAGTACTACGGCTCACAAAGGGTTAAGGTTAGCTGAGCCGCCCATGAATATTTTAGAACTCAGCTTTGAGCAATTACCTCCTGCTCCAAAACCCTGGGAAACCTTAGCGCAGCCATCAGCCAAAGATTTACGGAGTAGCTTTTCCCTGATCCGTCGCGTTGACGTGACGGTTGAAGTGTCAAAACAAATTTGGGATTTATCTTCCCTTCAGGGAACAAATGAATTTATTCTGTTGGACTTTCCTGGGTTGGGGGCGGCTGATTCTGGTGTCAGAGACGCTTTTCTGTCTCTGAGGGAATTGAGAGATGTACAAACTATTCTGCTGCTTCTCAACGGTCGATACCCTGGCGGTGTCACTGCTACAAAAATCCGCAGTATGTTGGAACGGGATAAGGGACAAGACCTCAGAGATCGGATTATTGTCGGTGTGGGACGCTTCAATCAAATTCCTCTAAGTGGGAGTGATGAGCGATCGCTCGACGAGCTTTTAGATGAACCTCTCCTCTCAGAAGAAACCGTCCTCGAACAGCTCAACATTCTCAAACTGACCGTGGCTAGCGCCAGTAATTTGACAACAGAGAAAAAGAATATTGTTTTGCTATCACAACTGTATGGATTAACAAAACTAGCAGAACAGTCCTCTCTACTGCAAGTTTCTTCGAGAGAGTTTTTATCCGAACTGGATAAACCAAACAAACCAGATGAGCTTCAACTACGAGAAAAATGGCGACAACTTAGCGAAATGCTACCGCCATCAAGTTACTTGCACAAACAACTGGGCAATTATGCTGAAGATGGTGGTATTAACAGGTTGCGTTCTCTACTTAAGGAACACGTGGCTTTGCACGGACTGAAGCAACTTGTAGAAGATACAAAAAAAGCATCTGAGGCTTTGAGAAAAGAACAAAACAATCTGAAAAATCTATTAGAAGATATTCCCGCTTATATACCAGTCGTTGAAAGCCCTGTTTTTCTTACCTTACGAGAAGCTATAGAAAACTTAGTAACCGCATACAGACAATTCCAAGAAGATTTAGACAAACAACCCATTTTAATTAATCGCAATAATGTAGCCGTTAGCGATGTTGTCAAAGATGAACTAACCAATAAAATCTTTTTTGAATGGAGCGAGTGGACATTACTTTTCGATCGAACAAAAAATGGAACTATTGTTTTGACAGAAAGTGAAAGCTTTTTTGAAGAAGATGAAGTAGATGATTCCATTCCTACAAAAAGCGATGATTTCTACTCAGCATTTGTACAAACCATCCAAGATATGCAAGCCTTTGCTCACGATCGCACCACAGAAGCAGTGACAGACTTATTCGGCAAATTATCCACGGATGTACAGCAAGAAAGAGAGAAACTCAGCCCGATTCTGTTACAAGACAAAGAATCTTCCATTGAGAAAAAGTTTGGCAGAAGCCAAGTTCGTTTATTCAGAAACCTGCTGCGTGCGATCGAACCCGCTCAAAGATGGCAAAACCTCATTATCCAACACAGCGGGCTAGCAGGAGATGCCGTTCCCGTTCATGCAGAGGCTTTATTTCCCCTAGCACGTAAAGACGATAGACATCAAAACGGTCAAATTTTTGATTGGAGCCCGGATAAAAAATTTACCGTTTCTCCAAGACCATTTAACCATCAAGTTGCCGTTTTAAGATTGCGAGATGAAATAACAGCGAGTGCGGGATTGCACTTAGTACAGTATGTCAGTCAACTGACCAAGCAAGTCAAAGTGTCTTTCTCCAAAGCCTTAAAAGAAATTGTAGACAATCTGCAAGAACTTTTAAAATCCAAGCACGAACCCCTGCTAAGACATATCGCCTCTGCAGAAGCACAAACTTCAGCCTCCATTCCACCTTGGTTGGATACTCTATCCCAAATTCCAGCAATTTCATATCCAGAGGAAATTTAA